From the genome of Longispora fulva:
CCCAAAATGAACGGACCACCGCTAGTAACCGCGCCGGTCAGAAGGCTGAATGAACTGCTAGAACAGGTCGGACAGCACCACGGGCTCCAGCCCCTTCGCGCGCAGTCCCGCGATGATGGCCGGCAGGGCCTTGTCCGTGACCGGTGCGTTCACGTCCGTGCAGTGCATGATCACAATAGAGCCGGCCCGCACCTTGCCGAGGACGGCGTCGGACACCGCCTTCGGGTTGGTGGCGAACGGATCGCCGCTGACCACGTCACCGTCCACGACGGTCACCCCCTGGGCCCCGACGGCGGCGAGCGCCGCAGGGTCGTGGCACAGGCCGGGGAAGCGGAAGAAGCGGGTCTGGCGGCCGCCGTACCCGTCGAGGAGTTGGAAGGTCCTCGCCACCTCGCCGGTCATCTCCCCCGCCGGCACCTGGCCGAGGGTGTAACAGTTCGGGGTGAACCCCCGGTGGCTGAACGAGTGGTTGGCCAGCTCGAACGTCGGGTTCGCGGCGAGCCGGCGGGTGAACTCCGGATACTCCTCCACGAACATGCCCGACATGAAGAACGTGCCCGGCACCTTCTCCCGCTCGAGCACGTCGAGCACCCGGGTGTTCGCGTAGGACTTCACGGAACCGGCCCGCAGCTTGGCCCGCATGTCGGCGGTCAGGTCGGCGTCGAAGGTGAGCGCGACCCGGTTGCCGGTCCGCTTCCCGAAGTTGACCACCGGAGCCGGCCGCCCGGCCGGGGCGGCCCCCGGGCTCGGCGACGGGCTGGGTGACGGGGAGGGCGTGGGCGACGGGGTGGGCGAAGCCGTCGTCAGCGGCACCCTGCTCGGCCCGGCGGCCGGCGCGGCGGCGACACCGCACCCGGCCAGCAAAGCGCAGGACAGCAGGGCCACGACGGTGAGGGGTGCTCGCACCCGTTTACTCTAGCCAGATGTCCGGCGGAGCCTGCGCCGGTTCAGCAGCCACCACGCCGCGACGAACAACCCGGCCAGGCACAGCAGCACCAGGATCGGCACGATGATCGCGACCAGGGACATCACGACGCTGGTGAAGTCCTCAGCCGTGGACACCACGGGCGCGGCCACCCCGATCGACATCGCGTTCAGCAGCGGCCGGGCCAGCGACTTGATGCCGTGCACGACCAGCGCCACGAAGATGCCCAGCACGATCGACACCCACTGGTGGCCGCTGAAGAACGAGCCGGGGTCCTGCACGCTCACGGTCTCCGACGTGGACGCCGCCCCGAACGCCAGCCCGCCGGCCGTCGGCCGGACCACGGTCTGCACCACGTCGTTGACGCTGTCGACCACCGGCACCTTGTCGGCCACGACCTCGATCAGCAGCAGCACCCCGAGGATGACCAGCACCCAGCCGTTGGACAGCCAGCTCCAGCTCTGCGGCAGCGTGATCAGGTCGGTGTACCGCCCGAGCAGGCCCACGAGGAGCAGCGGGATGTACGCGTTCAGCCCGGCCGACGCCGCCAGGCCCGTGCCGGTGAGGGCTTCGAGCATGGCTCGACGGTACCCCCTGCCCCTGGTCCCCGGCGCGAAATCGGCACCGGCGGCCGCCGGCTAGAACAGGGTCAGCTCGTCCTTCTCGATGCCGCGGAGCCGGTCGTAGTCCACGGTCACGCACCGGATGCCCCGGTCGTTGGCGAGCACCCGGGCCTGCGGCTTGATCTCCTGGGCGACGAACAGGCCGGACACTGGCGCGAGTAGCGGGTCGCGGTTGAGGAGCTCGAGGTAGCGGGTCAGCTGCTCGACGCCGTCGATCTCGCCGCGCCGCTTGACCTCGACGGCGACGTGCGCGCCGTTGGCGTCCCGGCACATCAGGTCCACGGGGCCGATCGCCGTCGGGTACTCCCGGCGGACCAGCGTGAAGTCCTTGCCCATCGCGGTCGGGTTGTCGGCGAGCAGGATCTGCAGGTGCGCCTCGACGCCGTCCTTGCGCAGCCCGGGGTCGACGCCGAGCTCGTGGGAGGTGTCGTGCAGGACCTCCTCGATGGTGATCCGCAGCTCCTCGCCGGCCTTGTTGATCACCTTCCACGCGCCGGGGGCCTCCTCGACCCTGCACGGCGGTGACATCCAGTTGAGTGGCTTGTAGGCCCGGTCGTCGGCGTGAATGGACACGGAGCCGTCCGCCTTGATCAGCAGCAGCCGCGTGGCCATCGGGAGATGTGCGGTGAGGCGGCCGACGTAGTCGACCGAGCACCGAGCGATGACAAGACGCACCCGATGAGGGTAACGGAGGCCGGGCGAAACGGGCCGTTCACATCCTTGACATCGATGGGCGTCGAGGAGTGTGATGTGGGGACTGCTGTTTGATCCTGGGGATTCATGTTCGACCATGATGGGATTGATGCTCCATGCTTCGAAAACTGTCGGTACTGGCGCTCCTCGCCGGGCTGATCGCGGTGCCCCTCGCGCCCGCCGGTCCGGCCGCCGCCGTGGGCAACGGGCTGGCCCTCACTCCGCAGATGGGGTTCAACAACTGGAACTCGACCCACTGCCGCGCCGAGTTCAACGAGGCCATGGTCAAGGGGACCGCCGACCTGTTCGTGTCCTCCGGCCTCAAGGCCGCTGGCTACCAGTACGTGAACCTGGACGACTGCTGGGCGCTGCCGAACCGCGACTCCGCCGGCAACCTGGTGCCCGACCCGGTCCGGTTCCCCCACGGCATCAAGGCCGTCGCCGACTACGTGCACTCCAAGGGCCTCAAGTTCGGCGTCTACTCCAGCGCCGGCACGAAGACCTGCGACTCGCTGGGATTCCCCGGCGGGCTCGACCACGAGACGGCCGACGCCAACCTGTGGGCGTCGTGGGGGGTGGACTACCTCAAGTACGACAACTGCAACAACGCCGGGGTCGACGCGCAGGTCCGGTACAAGAAGATGCGCGACGCCCTCGCCGCCACCGGCCGGCCGATCCTGTACAGCATCTGCGAGTGGGGCTCCAACCAGCCGTGGAACTGGGCGGCCGACGTCGGCAACTCGTGGCGCACCACCGGCGACATCTCCGACAACTGGTCGAGCATGGTGTCGATCCTGCACCAGAACGAGGCGCTGGCCCCGTACGCGAAGGTCGGCGCGTGGAACGACCCCGACATGCTCGAGGTGGGCAACGGCGGGATGACCGACACCGAGTACCGCAGCCACTTCAGCCTCTGGTCGATGATGGCCGCCCCGCTGCTGATCGGCTCGGACCTGCGCACCGCGAGCGCCTCGACGATGACCATCCTGACCAACACGGACATCATCGCCCTCGACCAGGACTCCCTCGGCAAGCAGGCGACCGTCGTGGCCACCGGCGTCTACGCCAAGCCGCTCGCCAACGGGGACCGGGGCGTGGCCCTGTTCAACGAGAGCGCCACGGCGAAGACGATGAGCACGACGGCCGCGGCGGTGGGGATCGGCGGGGCGACGTCGTACACGGTGAAGGACCTGTGGTCGAAGGCGACCAGCACCGGCACCGGCACGTTCACCGCCACGGTCCCGGCGCACGGCACGGTCGTCTACCGGGTCACCCCCGGCAGTCCCGTCCCGCCGCCCACCGGGATCTCGCAGCTGTCCGACCTGTCCTGGCGCAGCGCCACCAACGGCTGGGGCCCGGTCGAACGCGACCGCAGCAACGGCGAACAGGCCCCCGGCGACGGGCGCACCCTGACCATCGGCGGCACGACCTACGCCAAGGGCCTCGGCACCCACGCCGCCAGCGAGATCGTCTACCACCTCGGCGGCACGTGCACCACGTTCACCGCCGACGTGGGCGTCGACGACGAGGTCGGCGTCACCGGCTCGGTCACCTTCCAGGTGTACCGCGACACCACCCTGGTCGCCGACAGCGGCCCGGTCACCTACGCCGACGCCGCCAAACGCCTGACCGCCGGCCTCGCCGGTGGCCAGCAACTCCGGCTCGTCGTCACCGACGCCGGCAACGGCATCGGCTACGACCACGCCGACTGGGCCAACCCGAAGATCGCCTGCGGCCCCGGCCCCGGCGCGGGCGCCCACCCGCTGTCCGACCTCACCTGGAGCAGCGCCAGCAACGGCTGGGGCCCGGTGGAGAAGGATCTCAGCAACGGCGAGCGGGCCGCCGGCGACGGGCGCGCCCTGACCGTGGGTGGCGTCGGCTACGCCAAGGGCCTCGGGGTCCACGCCACCAGTGACATCGTGTACTACCTCGCCGGCGGCTGCTCCACCCTCACCGTCGACGTCGGCGTGGACGACGAGTCGGGCAACAACGGCTCGGTCGCCTTCCAGGTGTACCGGGACGGAACGCTCGTCGCCGACAGCGGCGTCGTGCGGGGGACCGGTGACCCGGTGCACCTCACCGCAGACGTCACCGGAGGCCAGGAACTGCGCCTCACGGTCACCAACGGCGGGGACACCGTCGACTACGACCACGCGGACTGGGGCGGCCCGGTTCTTACCTGTTGAGATGTGATTCCTGCTAGTTGGGAATGGGGTTAGCGTGGTGCCCATGTACACCCATGGGCACCACGACTCCGTGCTGCGTTCGCACCGCTGGCGCACCGCCGAGAACTCCGCCGGCTACCTGCTGCGGCACCTCGCCCCCGGACAGTCCCTCCTGGACGTCGGCTGCGGGCCGGGCACCATCACCGTCGACCTGGCCGAGCGGGTCGCGCCGGGGCGGGTGGTCGGGGTGGACGCCTCGGCGGAGGTGCTGGAGGAGGCCCGGGCGCTGTCCGAGCCGGCGGTGGGCCGGGTCGGGGGCGGCGGGGGCGCGCCGGCGTTCGTGGTCGGCGACGTCATGGCCCTGGAGTTCGCCGACGCCTCCTTCGACGTCGTGCACGCCCACCAGGTCCTCCAGCACCTCGCCGACCCGGTCGGCGCGCTCCGTGAACTCCGACGGGTCAGCCGGGGCGTGGTCGCGGCCCGGGACGCGGACTACGCGGCGATGACGTGGTACCCCCGCGTCCCGGCCCTCGACGACTGGCTGGCCCTCTACCAGCGGGTCGCCCGCGACAACGGCGGCGAGCCCGACGCCGGTCGCCGGCTGCTGTCGTGGGCCCGGGCCGCCGGGTTCGCCGAGGTGACCCCCGGGGCGTCGGTGTGGTGCTACGCGACGCCGGAGGACCGGGCCTGGTGGGGCGACCTGTGGGCGGACCGGATGGTGGACTCCGCGTTGGCCCGGCAGGCCGTGGCGCGGGGCTTCGCTGGCGAGGCGGACCTGCGGGCGATCGCTTCCGGCTGGAGGGAGTGGGCCGGATCCCCGGACGGGTGGTTCCTCGTGCCGCACGGGGAGGTGCTGGCCTGGGGCTGAGGGTGCCGCCGGCCGACGGACGCCGCCCCGCCCGGGCCCGAGCCGCCCCACCCCGCGCCACGTCGCCCGGGGCCGTGGCACCCTCGAAGGGTGAGTTCCGAACTGTTCGGCCCGCGCAGCGTCACCTGGCAGCTGCACGCCGACCCCGCCATGTGGGTCGCCGGCGTCAGCGCCCTCTTCCTCCAGGCCCTGCACCCCCTGGCCGTCCGAGGCGTCGTCCGGCTGTCCGACTTCCGGGACGACCCCCTCGGCCGGCTGAAGCGGACCGCCAGCTTCGTCAGCGTCTCCACCTACGGCACCGCTTCCCAGGCCGAGGAGGCCGGCGCCAGGGTCCGCCGGATCCACGCCGCGCTCAAGGTCCCGCTGCCCGATGGCGGGAAGCACCCGGTGGACGACCCGGAGCTGCTGCGCTGGGTGCACTGCGCGGAGGTGGCCTCCTATGTGGACATCGTTCGCCGGGCGGGGTTTCCGGTCACCGACCGGCACGTCGACCTCTACCTCACCGAACAGCGCCGGTCGGCGGCCCTCGTCGGCCTCGACCCCGAGACCGTGCCCGGCACCTGGGCCGACATGACCGCCTACTTCGCGCGGATGCGCCCCGCGCTGGCCCGGACGACGGAGTCCGACGAGATCTACGACTTCCTCACCACCCCACCGGTGAACCCGCCGATGCGGGCGGGCTGGTGGCCGGTGGCCCGGGTGGCGTACGCGCTGCTGCCGCCCTGGGCCATCGCGATCTACGGCCGCCCGGCCTGGAGTCCGGCCCAGGCCGAACGCCGGCTGCGCGCGCTGCGCCGGACGGCGAAGCTGATCCCCGACCGGCTGCGCTGGCGGATCCCGACCGGCAACATCCTGCGCGCCGTCGAGCGCCTGGGCCCGGAAGCGACCCCGTCGCCGAGGAACCTGCCCTAGGATTTGATCTTGCGCGGGCGCCGCGCGGAACGGGAGAGCCATGTCCACGCTGTACCACCGGATCGCCGCCGGCAGTCTGGACAGACTCGCGGCGCTGAGCGACGGGGTGTTCGCGGTGGCGATCACCCTGCTCGTCCTGGACATCAAGGTGCCGGTCTCCGAGGCGGTGCACGAGCAGCGGCCCCTGTGGGAGACCGGTGCGGTGCGTTCGGAGCACGAGCTGTGGGTGGCGCTGGCGCACCTGGCGCCGAGGCTGCTGCCGTACCTGATGAGCTTTGTGACCCTGGGCATGTTCTGGGTCGGCCAGCAGACCCAGCTCAACCACTTCGCCCGCAGCGACCGGCGGCTGACGTGGATCCACCTCGCGTTCCTCAGCGGGGTGACCCTGATGCCGTTCTCCACCGCGCTGCTGGCCGAGTTCATCACGTTCCGGCTGGCCCTGTTCGTGTACTGGCTCAACCTGCTCCTGCTGGGCGCGGTGCTGTTCGCCAGCCTGCGCTACGCCCGGCGCGCCGGCCTCGCGAAGCCGGACGCCGAGCCGCGGGCGTTCGCGGCCCAGGAGCGCAGGATCGTGACGTACCAGGCGCTCTACGCGGCCAGTCTGCTGCTGTGCGTGGTGAACACCTACCTCAGCATCGCGATGATCATGCTGCTCCAGCTCAACTCCGCGATCGCGCCCCGGATCTGGCCACTGAACCGGATCTAGCCGCGGGACTGGCGCCGACCGGTTCCCGGCACCGCCCCCGAGCCGGATCCGGCCCCCCGGTCCAGACCTGGCGAACCGCGCCGCAGCCTCGCGCCTCCGCGCCTACCTGCGCCCGTGCAGGATCCGCAGCGCCAGCCGGGTCAGCTTCGTGTCCCGCGGCCCCTTCTCGAACGTCAACACCTTCACCAGCGACGGCATCCACCGCTTCGCGATCGCCTTCGGCCGGGCGAACTCCCGCAGCCCGTCCGCCCCGTGGATCCGGCCGAACCCGGAGTCCCCGACCCCGCCGAACGGCAGCGACGGAATCCCGGCGAACGACAGCGTCGAGTTGATCGAGGTCATCCCGGACCGCAACCGCCGGGCCGTCGCCATCGCCCGCGCCTTGCCGAACACGGCGCCGGCGAGCCCGTAGTGCGCGGCGTTGGACCGCTCGACGGCCTCGTCCACGTCCCGGACCCGCGCGATGGTCAGGGTCGGGCCGAAGGTCTCCTCGCGGACGGCCTCGGAGGTCTCCGGCACGTTCACCAGGATCGTCGGGTGCACGAACGGCGGCCGGACCGCCTCGGGGCCGCCGAGCACGGCCTCGCCGCCGTCGGCGAGCGCCGCGGCGATGTGGCGGCGGACGACGTCGATCTGGCTGGGCATGGTCATCGGGCCGATGTCGGCGCCCGGCTCGGCCCCGACCGTGAGCTTGCCGGCCTTGGCGACGACCTTGGCGAGGAACGCGTCGTAGACGGCGTCGACGGCGTAGACCCGCTCGATGCCGATGCAGGTCTGGCCGGCGTTGAACAGGCCGCCCCACACGGCGGCCTCCGCGGCGGCGTCCAGGTCGGCGTCGGAGTCCACGATCATGGCGTCCTTGCCGCCGCACTCCAGGAGCACGGGCGTCAGGGTCTCCGCTGCCGCGGCCATGACCTTCTTCCCGGTACGCGTCGAGCCCGTGAACGCGATCTTGTCCACCCCGGACGTGACCAGGGCGGCCCCGGTGTCCCCGAGCCCGTGCACGATCTGGAACACGGGATGCTCGGGCACCACCTCGGCGAAGGTGTCGACGAGGAACTGCCCGACCGCCGGGGTGTACTCACTCGGCTTGAACACCACGGTGTTGCCGGCCGCCAGCGCGTACCCGATGGAGCCGACCGGGGTGAAAACGGGGTAGTTCCACGGCCCGATCACGCCGATCACGCCATAGGGCTGGTACTCGACGTGCGCCGTGTACTCCGACTGCATCAGCGTGCCGCCCACCCGGCGGCTCCTCAGCACCCGCTTGGCGTGTTTCGCCGCCCAGTGGATGTGGTCGATGGCCCCGGCGGACTCGGCCGTGGCGTCCACGATCGGCTTGCCGCCCTCGCGGTGCATGATCCCGGTCAGCTCGTCCAGCCGGGAGGTGATCAGGGCCCGCCAGGCGTACAGCCGCTTGCGGCGGCCATCGAAGCCCAGGTCGCGCCACCAGTCGGCGGCGTCGCGCGCTCTGGCCAC
Proteins encoded in this window:
- a CDS encoding polysaccharide deacetylase family protein; this encodes MRAPLTVVALLSCALLAGCGVAAAPAAGPSRVPLTTASPTPSPTPSPSPSPSPSPGAAPAGRPAPVVNFGKRTGNRVALTFDADLTADMRAKLRAGSVKSYANTRVLDVLEREKVPGTFFMSGMFVEEYPEFTRRLAANPTFELANHSFSHRGFTPNCYTLGQVPAGEMTGEVARTFQLLDGYGGRQTRFFRFPGLCHDPAALAAVGAQGVTVVDGDVVSGDPFATNPKAVSDAVLGKVRAGSIVIMHCTDVNAPVTDKALPAIIAGLRAKGLEPVVLSDLF
- a CDS encoding DUF4126 domain-containing protein yields the protein MLEALTGTGLAASAGLNAYIPLLLVGLLGRYTDLITLPQSWSWLSNGWVLVILGVLLLIEVVADKVPVVDSVNDVVQTVVRPTAGGLAFGAASTSETVSVQDPGSFFSGHQWVSIVLGIFVALVVHGIKSLARPLLNAMSIGVAAPVVSTAEDFTSVVMSLVAIIVPILVLLCLAGLFVAAWWLLNRRRLRRTSG
- the nucS gene encoding endonuclease NucS is translated as MRLVIARCSVDYVGRLTAHLPMATRLLLIKADGSVSIHADDRAYKPLNWMSPPCRVEEAPGAWKVINKAGEELRITIEEVLHDTSHELGVDPGLRKDGVEAHLQILLADNPTAMGKDFTLVRREYPTAIGPVDLMCRDANGAHVAVEVKRRGEIDGVEQLTRYLELLNRDPLLAPVSGLFVAQEIKPQARVLANDRGIRCVTVDYDRLRGIEKDELTLF
- a CDS encoding NPCBM/NEW2 domain-containing protein; translated protein: MLRKLSVLALLAGLIAVPLAPAGPAAAVGNGLALTPQMGFNNWNSTHCRAEFNEAMVKGTADLFVSSGLKAAGYQYVNLDDCWALPNRDSAGNLVPDPVRFPHGIKAVADYVHSKGLKFGVYSSAGTKTCDSLGFPGGLDHETADANLWASWGVDYLKYDNCNNAGVDAQVRYKKMRDALAATGRPILYSICEWGSNQPWNWAADVGNSWRTTGDISDNWSSMVSILHQNEALAPYAKVGAWNDPDMLEVGNGGMTDTEYRSHFSLWSMMAAPLLIGSDLRTASASTMTILTNTDIIALDQDSLGKQATVVATGVYAKPLANGDRGVALFNESATAKTMSTTAAAVGIGGATSYTVKDLWSKATSTGTGTFTATVPAHGTVVYRVTPGSPVPPPTGISQLSDLSWRSATNGWGPVERDRSNGEQAPGDGRTLTIGGTTYAKGLGTHAASEIVYHLGGTCTTFTADVGVDDEVGVTGSVTFQVYRDTTLVADSGPVTYADAAKRLTAGLAGGQQLRLVVTDAGNGIGYDHADWANPKIACGPGPGAGAHPLSDLTWSSASNGWGPVEKDLSNGERAAGDGRALTVGGVGYAKGLGVHATSDIVYYLAGGCSTLTVDVGVDDESGNNGSVAFQVYRDGTLVADSGVVRGTGDPVHLTADVTGGQELRLTVTNGGDTVDYDHADWGGPVLTC
- a CDS encoding methyltransferase domain-containing protein, translated to MYTHGHHDSVLRSHRWRTAENSAGYLLRHLAPGQSLLDVGCGPGTITVDLAERVAPGRVVGVDASAEVLEEARALSEPAVGRVGGGGGAPAFVVGDVMALEFADASFDVVHAHQVLQHLADPVGALRELRRVSRGVVAARDADYAAMTWYPRVPALDDWLALYQRVARDNGGEPDAGRRLLSWARAAGFAEVTPGASVWCYATPEDRAWWGDLWADRMVDSALARQAVARGFAGEADLRAIASGWREWAGSPDGWFLVPHGEVLAWG
- a CDS encoding oxygenase MpaB family protein, which gives rise to MSSELFGPRSVTWQLHADPAMWVAGVSALFLQALHPLAVRGVVRLSDFRDDPLGRLKRTASFVSVSTYGTASQAEEAGARVRRIHAALKVPLPDGGKHPVDDPELLRWVHCAEVASYVDIVRRAGFPVTDRHVDLYLTEQRRSAALVGLDPETVPGTWADMTAYFARMRPALARTTESDEIYDFLTTPPVNPPMRAGWWPVARVAYALLPPWAIAIYGRPAWSPAQAERRLRALRRTAKLIPDRLRWRIPTGNILRAVERLGPEATPSPRNLP
- a CDS encoding TMEM175 family protein, which translates into the protein MSTLYHRIAAGSLDRLAALSDGVFAVAITLLVLDIKVPVSEAVHEQRPLWETGAVRSEHELWVALAHLAPRLLPYLMSFVTLGMFWVGQQTQLNHFARSDRRLTWIHLAFLSGVTLMPFSTALLAEFITFRLALFVYWLNLLLLGAVLFASLRYARRAGLAKPDAEPRAFAAQERRIVTYQALYAASLLLCVVNTYLSIAMIMLLQLNSAIAPRIWPLNRI
- a CDS encoding aldehyde dehydrogenase family protein, whose amino-acid sequence is MTPGVSVSGSPVVDGGHLVSTSPATGEEVGRFPVADAAAVAAAVARARDAADWWRDLGFDGRRKRLYAWRALITSRLDELTGIMHREGGKPIVDATAESAGAIDHIHWAAKHAKRVLRSRRVGGTLMQSEYTAHVEYQPYGVIGVIGPWNYPVFTPVGSIGYALAAGNTVVFKPSEYTPAVGQFLVDTFAEVVPEHPVFQIVHGLGDTGAALVTSGVDKIAFTGSTRTGKKVMAAAAETLTPVLLECGGKDAMIVDSDADLDAAAEAAVWGGLFNAGQTCIGIERVYAVDAVYDAFLAKVVAKAGKLTVGAEPGADIGPMTMPSQIDVVRRHIAAALADGGEAVLGGPEAVRPPFVHPTILVNVPETSEAVREETFGPTLTIARVRDVDEAVERSNAAHYGLAGAVFGKARAMATARRLRSGMTSINSTLSFAGIPSLPFGGVGDSGFGRIHGADGLREFARPKAIAKRWMPSLVKVLTFEKGPRDTKLTRLALRILHGRR